From Deferrisoma camini S3R1, the proteins below share one genomic window:
- a CDS encoding 4Fe-4S dicluster domain-containing protein has product MERRQFLKNALSVLVPGVGVTWLSLRPGSPRAARAAWVRPPGALLEAEFLARCIRCQRCADACPNRAIVALGVSAGGGMEGTPAIQPRRQACMLCNRVKGQYLRCTEACPSGALQPVRKDPEEIQQKVAMGKAVLDKGLCYSYNSWTCGACYRACPFPGRAMTLGLWERPEVKAEGCVGCGACERACIRYPQAIRVRPRAA; this is encoded by the coding sequence ATGGAGCGCAGGCAGTTCCTCAAGAACGCCCTGTCGGTGCTGGTGCCGGGCGTGGGCGTAACCTGGTTGTCCCTGCGGCCCGGCTCGCCCCGGGCGGCCCGGGCCGCCTGGGTGAGGCCCCCCGGGGCGCTGCTCGAGGCGGAGTTCCTGGCCCGGTGCATCCGGTGTCAGCGGTGCGCGGACGCCTGCCCCAACCGGGCCATCGTGGCCCTGGGCGTTTCGGCCGGCGGCGGCATGGAGGGAACCCCTGCGATCCAGCCCCGCCGCCAGGCCTGCATGTTGTGCAACCGGGTCAAAGGCCAGTACCTGCGGTGCACCGAGGCGTGCCCCAGCGGGGCGCTCCAGCCCGTGCGCAAGGACCCCGAGGAGATCCAACAAAAGGTGGCCATGGGTAAGGCCGTACTCGACAAGGGCCTGTGCTACTCCTACAACAGCTGGACCTGCGGCGCCTGCTACCGGGCCTGCCCGTTTCCGGGCAGGGCCATGACCCTGGGGCTGTGGGAGCGGCCCGAAGTGAAGGCCGAGGGCTGCGTGGGCTGCGGCGCGTGCGAGCGAGCCTGCATCCGGTACCCCCAGGCGATCCGGGTGCGGCCGAGGGCGGCGT
- a CDS encoding c-type cytochrome produces the protein MGNDRADTSPPKGAFPSSRRWKLALLASSLAALGLMAVAAVRENLGLEWRGYQRAYKEAVLARAADDRARAAAERIRVEVQQVVLPELGRLDRCVTCHAGVDNPSLADADPPLRAHSGDWLKTHPLGRFGCTVCHDGQGRALEKADAHGQTRYWPEPLRTGELVYTNCGRCHHENDLYGVEAIQYVAGVPPRPITTDELDAALPGSASVARGKRLVVEYGCLGCHKYRNRGGSLGPDITHVGDKGPEGFDFSHVQGERTVRQWLFEHFKRPAAVSPNTLMPDLGLTDRQAEDLTNYMLSLREKAAPASYTPPPPRGDGEPLDGKRLYRMFCSACHGRDGQGSTVRDPLLAQAADRPLDLMVPSLNNPDTLAVASDHYLATIVKNGRPGTTMLAWGDAEGGGLLPEEVDRVVAYIRSWQIPGPDRARIAAAKGDPRSGRILFRRNCAACHGRRGEGGIGASLNSPGFLAAASDAFLAATILDGRENTAMPGWRRLTEQEVSDLLAFLRTWQPRRSDRAAVLSLLEAGDPRASERIGRILYRTNCRTCHGLDGMGDLAVSLATQEFLALVGNDYLYTTIVSGRPGTGMPAWRHLSSEDVASIIRFIRSWQTEPSRSVPAGAGRGDPWVGRALYRDNCSKCHGEAAEGGVGPQLNNPVFLASATDGMILEWIRNGKVGTQMLGFARAEQGIGELTDRQMRDIVAYLRTFQDRPRVSVKHSPHGVPQLGEIWYRQSCSQCHGEAGEGASGPALANLSFLRSASDGFLMATMAMGRDGTEMRPVKKGPQSILDLTSDQINDIVAYLRSLEHARPPGDTPHRFVIPWDLARGQRLYEANCAGCHGINGKAEIDEPKLSSWAPALNNEGFLAAATDGFLQATIVKGRAGTAMRPFGRGFNGLVDLTMDEIDDLVAYIRHWSRAAPSPMTLPAERSVLAAAPAR, from the coding sequence ATGGGCAACGATCGAGCCGACACGTCCCCCCCGAAGGGTGCCTTCCCCTCCTCGCGCCGGTGGAAGCTCGCGCTGCTGGCGAGCTCGCTTGCGGCCCTGGGCCTGATGGCGGTGGCCGCGGTCCGGGAGAACCTGGGGCTGGAGTGGCGCGGCTACCAGCGGGCTTACAAGGAGGCCGTGCTGGCCCGGGCCGCGGACGACCGAGCCCGGGCCGCGGCCGAGCGGATCCGGGTGGAGGTGCAGCAGGTGGTGCTGCCCGAGCTGGGCCGGCTGGACCGGTGCGTCACCTGCCACGCCGGCGTGGACAACCCCAGCCTGGCCGACGCAGACCCGCCCCTGCGGGCCCACAGCGGCGACTGGCTGAAGACCCACCCCCTCGGACGGTTCGGCTGCACGGTGTGCCACGACGGCCAGGGCCGCGCCCTGGAGAAGGCCGACGCCCACGGTCAGACCCGGTACTGGCCCGAGCCCCTGCGCACGGGCGAGCTCGTGTACACCAACTGCGGCCGGTGCCACCACGAGAACGACCTCTACGGCGTCGAGGCGATCCAGTACGTGGCGGGCGTGCCGCCCCGGCCGATCACGACCGATGAGCTGGACGCGGCCCTCCCCGGAAGCGCCTCGGTCGCCCGCGGAAAGCGTCTGGTGGTGGAGTACGGCTGCCTGGGCTGCCACAAGTACCGGAACCGAGGCGGGTCGCTGGGGCCCGACATCACCCATGTGGGCGACAAGGGGCCCGAGGGGTTCGACTTCTCGCACGTCCAGGGGGAGCGCACGGTCCGCCAATGGCTGTTCGAGCACTTCAAGCGGCCGGCCGCCGTGAGCCCCAACACCCTGATGCCCGACCTGGGCCTCACCGACCGCCAGGCCGAGGACCTCACCAACTACATGCTGAGCCTGCGGGAGAAGGCTGCCCCGGCCTCGTACACCCCGCCGCCGCCCCGGGGAGACGGCGAACCCCTGGACGGCAAGCGGCTGTACCGCATGTTCTGCTCGGCCTGCCACGGCCGGGACGGGCAGGGCAGCACCGTGCGGGACCCCCTCCTGGCCCAGGCCGCGGACCGCCCGCTGGACCTGATGGTGCCTTCGCTGAACAACCCGGACACCCTGGCCGTGGCCAGCGACCACTACCTGGCCACCATCGTGAAAAACGGCCGGCCCGGCACCACCATGCTCGCCTGGGGCGATGCGGAGGGCGGGGGGCTGCTGCCCGAGGAGGTGGACCGGGTGGTGGCCTACATCCGCTCGTGGCAGATCCCCGGACCCGACCGGGCCCGCATCGCAGCGGCCAAGGGGGACCCCCGGTCCGGGCGGATCCTGTTCCGTCGCAACTGCGCGGCATGCCACGGCCGCCGGGGCGAGGGGGGGATCGGCGCATCCCTCAACTCCCCGGGGTTCCTGGCCGCGGCCTCGGACGCGTTCCTGGCCGCCACCATCCTGGACGGCCGGGAGAACACGGCCATGCCGGGCTGGCGGCGGCTCACCGAGCAGGAGGTCTCGGACCTGCTGGCGTTCCTGCGCACCTGGCAGCCGAGGCGCAGCGACCGGGCTGCGGTGCTCTCGCTCCTGGAGGCCGGTGACCCCCGGGCCTCCGAGCGCATCGGCCGGATCCTGTACCGGACCAACTGCCGCACCTGCCACGGCCTCGACGGCATGGGGGATCTGGCGGTGTCCCTGGCCACCCAGGAGTTCCTTGCCCTGGTGGGGAACGACTACCTGTACACCACCATCGTGTCCGGCCGGCCCGGTACCGGCATGCCCGCCTGGCGCCATCTGTCGAGCGAGGACGTGGCGTCGATCATCCGCTTCATCCGCTCGTGGCAGACCGAGCCCAGCCGAAGCGTGCCCGCGGGGGCCGGGCGTGGCGACCCATGGGTGGGCCGGGCCCTCTACCGGGACAACTGCAGCAAGTGCCACGGCGAGGCGGCCGAGGGGGGGGTGGGCCCCCAGCTCAACAACCCGGTGTTCCTGGCCTCGGCCACAGACGGCATGATTCTCGAGTGGATCCGCAACGGCAAGGTGGGTACCCAGATGCTGGGGTTCGCCCGGGCCGAGCAGGGGATCGGCGAGCTCACGGACCGGCAGATGCGTGACATCGTGGCCTACCTGCGCACGTTCCAGGACCGGCCGCGGGTCTCGGTGAAGCACTCCCCCCACGGCGTGCCCCAGCTGGGGGAGATCTGGTACCGGCAGTCGTGCTCCCAGTGCCACGGCGAGGCCGGGGAGGGGGCGAGCGGCCCGGCCCTGGCCAACCTCTCGTTCCTCCGGAGCGCGTCCGACGGGTTTCTCATGGCCACCATGGCCATGGGCCGCGACGGCACCGAGATGCGGCCGGTCAAGAAGGGGCCCCAGTCCATCCTGGATCTCACCAGCGACCAGATCAACGACATCGTGGCCTACCTGCGCTCCCTGGAGCACGCCCGGCCCCCGGGGGACACCCCCCACCGGTTCGTGATCCCCTGGGACCTGGCCCGGGGCCAAAGGCTCTACGAGGCCAACTGCGCGGGCTGCCACGGGATCAACGGAAAGGCCGAGATCGACGAGCCCAAGCTCTCCTCGTGGGCGCCCGCGCTCAACAACGAAGGCTTCCTGGCCGCGGCCACGGACGGGTTCCTCCAGGCCACCATCGTGAAGGGCCGCGCAGGCACGGCCATGCGCCCCTTCGGCCGCGGGTTCAACGGCCTGGTGGACCTGACCATGGACGAGATCGACGACCTCGTGGCCTACATCCGCCACTGGTCCCGGGCGGCACCCTCGCCCATGACCCTTCCGGCCGAGCGCAGCGTGCTGGCCGCGGCCCCGGCCCGGTGA
- a CDS encoding bacteriohemerythrin, with protein MQWEPKMATGIAKIDAQHKELIRRINKLLDAMKEGQGREMVGEVLEFLGRYVVEHFADEEALMKKYGYPKYPEHKAIHDRFKKEFEALAAENEKRAGSLSLTLQVQNKVVDWLRNHIMNVDVKMAAQLKEKGAA; from the coding sequence ATGCAGTGGGAACCCAAGATGGCCACGGGCATCGCCAAGATCGACGCCCAGCACAAGGAGCTGATCCGAAGGATCAACAAGCTGCTGGACGCGATGAAGGAGGGGCAGGGTCGGGAGATGGTGGGGGAGGTGCTGGAGTTTCTGGGGCGGTACGTGGTGGAGCACTTCGCCGACGAAGAGGCCCTGATGAAGAAGTACGGCTACCCCAAGTACCCCGAGCACAAGGCGATCCACGACCGGTTCAAGAAGGAGTTCGAGGCCCTGGCCGCCGAGAACGAGAAGAGGGCGGGGAGCCTGTCGCTCACGCTCCAGGTGCAGAACAAGGTCGTGGACTGGCTGCGCAACCACATCATGAACGTGGACGTGAAGATGGCGGCCCAGTTGAAGGAGAAGGGAGCAGCCTGA
- a CDS encoding QcrA and Rieske domain-containing protein, with protein MSVSTDPPVKRRDFLGLAALGSFLAAVAASVGGMLSLAFPRAFPEPSRRYKIGLANDFRVGEVRRPEGRNVFIFHRPEGFVAISAVCTHLGCIVNQAPPGFVCPCHGSRFDPDGKVLQGPAPSPLPWYEISLAPDGQLQVDESRTVSAGTYFQA; from the coding sequence ATGAGCGTCTCGACGGATCCCCCGGTCAAGCGAAGGGACTTCCTGGGCCTGGCGGCCCTGGGCAGCTTTCTGGCGGCGGTGGCGGCCTCGGTGGGCGGGATGCTGAGCCTGGCCTTCCCCCGGGCGTTTCCCGAACCCTCCCGGCGCTACAAGATCGGGCTGGCCAACGACTTCCGGGTGGGGGAGGTCCGCCGGCCCGAGGGCCGCAACGTGTTCATCTTCCACCGGCCCGAGGGGTTCGTGGCCATCTCGGCCGTGTGCACGCACCTGGGGTGCATCGTCAACCAGGCCCCCCCGGGGTTCGTGTGCCCTTGCCACGGATCGAGGTTCGACCCCGACGGCAAGGTCCTCCAGGGCCCGGCGCCGAGCCCCCTGCCCTGGTACGAGATCTCCCTGGCCCCCGACGGCCAGCTCCAGGTGGACGAGAGCCGGACCGTGTCAGCCGGCACGTACTTTCAGGCATGA
- a CDS encoding cytochrome b N-terminal domain-containing protein, with protein MSQPNPIAGEAHEPPPGGLAALVANLKALPQTLKRSLVRHGPPVTDRARSEAVTQNFFLHIHSARVHRWSLRPSFTLGLGLIAFFSFVILAVTGVLLMFYYKPTTALAYDSIKEIHFMVPVGRIIRNMHRWAAHLMVASVILHMVRVFFTASYKGGRQFNWVLGILLWVLTMALSYTGYLLPWDQLGYWAMVIGTNIATSIREVTDALGITRYFDPGAYMQAALVGGRVLGDEALIRFNMIHCILLPLLTAVFIGVHFWRIRKDGGLSRPPDADAVLGPPPEDCRPVFTQEPKKTYGLMALVRGKSPAVGRGPENTLPSWPHLFYAEATVLMVTVVFLLAWAFLQDAPLKEPANPLVPENPAKAPWYFLGLQELVSYSAFMGGIGIPTVALLGLALVPYLDREQTVSGRWFGGSAREKRIALVSAAFGLTAVLGLETFAIAFGWLRNWFPDIPQIAVILFNPGTVLTAVYMLWSLLVAHRTGSTRLGAVGLFTCFLAGFLVLTIIAVWFRGPNWVFYWWPTLWPTH; from the coding sequence ATGAGCCAGCCCAACCCGATCGCCGGCGAAGCCCACGAGCCCCCCCCGGGCGGACTGGCCGCGTTGGTGGCCAACCTGAAGGCGCTGCCCCAGACCCTGAAGCGCAGCCTGGTGCGCCACGGCCCGCCCGTCACCGACCGGGCCCGGTCCGAGGCCGTGACCCAAAACTTCTTCCTCCATATCCACTCCGCGCGGGTCCACCGGTGGAGCCTGAGGCCCTCGTTCACCCTGGGACTGGGGCTGATCGCGTTTTTCAGCTTCGTGATCCTCGCGGTCACGGGCGTGCTGCTCATGTTCTACTACAAGCCCACCACGGCCCTGGCCTACGACTCCATTAAGGAGATCCACTTCATGGTGCCGGTGGGCCGGATCATCCGCAACATGCACCGGTGGGCGGCCCACCTGATGGTGGCCTCGGTGATCCTCCACATGGTCCGGGTGTTCTTCACGGCCTCGTACAAGGGCGGCCGCCAGTTCAACTGGGTCCTGGGGATCCTGCTGTGGGTGCTGACCATGGCCCTGTCCTACACCGGGTACCTGCTCCCGTGGGACCAGCTCGGGTACTGGGCCATGGTGATCGGCACCAACATCGCCACCTCGATCCGGGAGGTGACCGACGCCCTGGGCATCACCCGGTACTTCGACCCGGGCGCGTACATGCAGGCCGCCCTGGTGGGGGGCCGGGTCCTCGGGGACGAGGCCCTCATCCGGTTCAACATGATCCACTGCATCCTGCTGCCCCTGCTCACGGCCGTGTTCATCGGGGTGCACTTCTGGCGCATCCGGAAGGACGGGGGGCTGTCGCGTCCGCCGGACGCCGATGCCGTGCTCGGCCCCCCGCCCGAGGACTGCCGGCCGGTGTTCACCCAGGAGCCCAAGAAGACCTACGGGCTCATGGCGCTGGTGCGGGGCAAGAGCCCGGCCGTGGGCCGCGGCCCGGAGAACACCCTCCCCTCCTGGCCCCACCTGTTCTATGCCGAGGCCACGGTCCTCATGGTCACGGTGGTGTTCCTGCTGGCCTGGGCCTTCCTCCAGGATGCGCCCCTGAAAGAGCCGGCCAACCCCCTGGTGCCCGAAAACCCGGCCAAGGCGCCCTGGTACTTTCTGGGCCTCCAGGAGCTCGTGTCGTACTCGGCGTTCATGGGGGGCATCGGCATCCCCACGGTGGCGCTCCTGGGGCTCGCCCTGGTGCCGTACCTCGACCGGGAGCAGACCGTGTCGGGCCGGTGGTTCGGGGGGAGCGCCCGGGAGAAGCGCATCGCCCTGGTGTCGGCCGCGTTCGGCCTGACCGCGGTGCTGGGGCTCGAGACGTTCGCCATCGCGTTCGGGTGGCTCCGCAACTGGTTCCCCGACATCCCCCAGATTGCCGTGATCCTGTTCAACCCCGGCACCGTGCTCACGGCCGTGTACATGCTCTGGTCCCTGCTGGTGGCGCACCGCACCGGATCAACCCGGCTGGGCGCCGTCGGTTTGTTCACCTGCTTCCTGGCCGGTTTCCTGGTGCTGACCATCATCGCGGTCTGGTTCCGGGGGCCCAACTGGGTGTTCTACTGGTGGCCCACGCTGTGGCCGACACACTAG
- a CDS encoding FAD-dependent oxidoreductase, with translation MGLRVTVPDDRYWKELINCQAACPVHTDARGYVRAIASGEDETAYRIARGPNPLASVCGRVCSAPCQEACRRGKVDEPISIRALKRYVTERFGTEAPPDRTLARPENFQEPATPDADQDELAHLFRARAEGALPPPERRRVAIIGAGPAGLACAHDLALMGARPVVLEMEPKPAGMMYTGIPAFRLPREVLDAEIRAIQDLGVEIRCGVRVGRDVGFDDLLREFDAVVIAVGAKRSRSLGIPGEDAEGVLGGVEFLRQVAFGAPPPLGKRVVVIGGGFTALDCSRSSLRVGVDSVVNVLYRRTRDEMPVTEEELEEAREEGVNFQYLVTPVAIEKDEQGRVRGVRLVENRLGPPDESGRRWPEPIPGSERMEPCDTVILAIGQRTDLDFVDPERHGVRFTDWGLLEIDEDTLATTAEGVFVAGDAALGAANIVTAVASGKRAARSVYAYLSGREIAPRLLERHRDLPGFRREPGYEALPRTPVPLEEVQKRLSSPGRLVERGYDEALARREASRCLDCGVNPIFDSERCVLCGGCADVCPMGCLKLVPLADLELDDEQQRLAREVIGEGWEQASAIIKDEDLCIRCALCAQRCPNAAITMERVEFQEVWP, from the coding sequence ATGGGCCTGCGCGTCACTGTTCCGGACGATCGCTACTGGAAAGAGCTGATCAACTGCCAGGCGGCCTGCCCCGTGCACACGGACGCGCGGGGGTATGTGCGGGCGATCGCCTCGGGTGAGGATGAAACAGCGTATCGGATCGCCCGGGGACCCAACCCCTTGGCCTCGGTCTGCGGCCGGGTGTGCAGCGCGCCCTGCCAGGAGGCCTGCCGCCGGGGCAAAGTGGACGAGCCCATCTCCATCCGGGCGCTGAAGCGTTACGTGACCGAGCGGTTCGGTACCGAGGCCCCGCCGGACCGCACGCTGGCCCGCCCCGAGAACTTCCAGGAACCGGCAACGCCAGACGCCGACCAGGACGAACTGGCCCACCTGTTCCGGGCCCGCGCCGAGGGGGCCCTGCCGCCCCCCGAGCGCCGGCGCGTGGCGATCATCGGCGCGGGGCCCGCGGGGCTCGCCTGCGCCCACGACCTGGCCCTGATGGGCGCCCGGCCGGTGGTCCTGGAGATGGAGCCCAAGCCGGCCGGCATGATGTACACTGGCATCCCGGCGTTCCGGCTCCCCCGGGAGGTGCTCGACGCCGAGATCCGGGCCATCCAGGACCTGGGGGTGGAGATCCGTTGCGGGGTCCGGGTGGGCCGGGACGTCGGCTTCGACGACCTGCTCCGGGAGTTCGACGCGGTGGTGATCGCCGTGGGGGCCAAGCGCTCCCGGAGCCTGGGCATCCCCGGCGAGGACGCCGAGGGGGTGCTCGGCGGGGTGGAGTTCCTGCGGCAGGTGGCCTTCGGCGCCCCCCCGCCCCTGGGGAAGCGGGTGGTGGTGATCGGGGGCGGGTTCACGGCCCTGGACTGCTCCCGGTCCTCCCTGCGGGTGGGGGTGGACAGCGTGGTGAACGTGCTGTACCGCCGCACCCGGGACGAGATGCCGGTCACCGAGGAGGAGCTGGAGGAGGCCCGGGAGGAGGGGGTCAACTTCCAGTACCTGGTGACCCCGGTGGCCATCGAGAAGGACGAGCAGGGCCGGGTGCGCGGCGTGCGCCTGGTGGAGAACCGGCTGGGCCCGCCGGACGAGAGCGGCCGGCGCTGGCCGGAGCCGATCCCCGGGTCCGAGCGGATGGAGCCCTGCGACACCGTGATCCTGGCCATCGGCCAGCGCACCGATCTGGACTTTGTGGATCCCGAGCGCCACGGGGTGCGGTTCACCGACTGGGGCCTGCTGGAGATCGACGAGGACACCCTGGCCACCACGGCCGAGGGCGTGTTCGTGGCCGGCGACGCCGCCCTGGGCGCGGCCAACATCGTCACGGCGGTGGCCAGCGGCAAAAGGGCCGCCCGGTCCGTGTACGCCTACCTCTCCGGCCGGGAGATCGCCCCCCGGCTCCTGGAGCGCCACCGGGATCTGCCCGGCTTCCGGCGCGAACCGGGCTACGAGGCCCTCCCCCGTACCCCGGTGCCCCTGGAGGAGGTGCAAAAACGGCTCTCCTCTCCGGGCCGCCTCGTGGAGCGGGGCTACGACGAAGCCCTGGCCCGGCGCGAGGCGAGCCGGTGCCTGGACTGCGGGGTGAACCCGATCTTCGACAGCGAGCGGTGCGTGCTGTGCGGCGGGTGCGCGGACGTGTGCCCCATGGGCTGCCTCAAGCTCGTGCCGTTGGCGGACCTGGAGCTGGACGACGAGCAGCAGCGCCTCGCCCGGGAGGTGATCGGCGAGGGGTGGGAGCAGGCGAGCGCCATCATCAAGGACGAGGATCTGTGCATCCGGTGCGCCCTGTGCGCCCAGCGGTGCCCCAACGCGGCGATCACCATGGAGCGGGTGGAGTTCCAGGAGGTGTGGCCATGA
- a CDS encoding molybdopterin oxidoreductase family protein: MQRRRGPVHFDRREFLKMAAGAGVVCAASKLAPLELIEAAHAAPAKPPAGVRLLQSACPYCGVGCGTLIKVQDGKVVGMVPDKKHPTNRGIQCIKGLNAHEPIYRDRLTKVLVRKDMTDPLRDHVSSTKGRFDDSVFTEMPYEEAEELVAEKIAEIVKAKGGNAVGLNGSGQLTMEAQWIENVLMKGVIGSNSIEANARMCMTSAVTGYFHSYGSDAPPTSYEDIEHADFICFWGHNAREAHPILFWRVADYKKRTGIPTLVADPRKTGTVIGLESIDPRNSYHLQTLNGDISYQNAIAHVLLTRYPQALMPEKWLDENVNGWREYVTGVKERYSPQQVVERQRVFENGRVTVGFIEQVAKEWAAATVKGRQRGRGGVLSFWGIGYNQMLHGQHNTISIINLHLLTGNVGRPGCGTHSQTGQPNAMSERLMGGLTGRLPFNQPLKNEQWRNHIADAWRVPRERLAQTALLQNPGMVIGMMERALKGDLLAMFWMYTTHVHLPDVETLVRPAMTKMFCVVQDIYRHAPNLLYADVVFPAATWGEWAGGTYIQSERRIYVCDGTSNPPPNCRPDMDMAIDKGKALARKLGLDADRIFPYEKKIPLGNGLMAYDPEDVFRDIVAASKGSDADVSGMLEVERQDGVSLYDQLRRLRGVQWPAPTVELARKGGVPRRYLGQEGWAGKPYGAFRHKDGKARMKLCEQDYSRLKEITGQLMRYGYRDLPGAGPFLIDNLAEAKKKGIKNLLVQARDAGLTPELPDLDAYHDRTLALEDHKKKDLYPFWLSLGIVYEHFHTAKTIRGPTTLKLVPEQYVELSPEDAERFGLEDGDRVRVVTRRGSYEARVSVGVESLVRPARTEVPPGLVFSPWNLSVADSADPRKNRWLVNAVSHRAWDPVSGQVDYKKLAARIERV; encoded by the coding sequence ATGCAACGCCGTCGCGGACCCGTGCACTTCGACCGAAGGGAGTTCCTCAAGATGGCCGCCGGAGCCGGCGTCGTGTGCGCCGCGTCCAAGCTGGCCCCGTTGGAGCTGATCGAGGCGGCCCACGCAGCCCCTGCGAAGCCCCCGGCCGGGGTGAGGCTGCTCCAGTCGGCCTGCCCCTACTGCGGGGTGGGCTGCGGCACCCTGATCAAGGTCCAGGACGGCAAGGTGGTGGGCATGGTGCCCGACAAGAAGCACCCGACCAACCGGGGGATCCAGTGCATCAAGGGCCTGAACGCCCACGAGCCCATCTACCGGGACCGGCTCACCAAGGTGCTGGTGCGAAAGGACATGACCGATCCCCTGCGGGATCACGTGTCCAGCACCAAGGGCCGGTTCGACGACAGCGTGTTCACGGAGATGCCCTACGAGGAGGCCGAGGAGCTGGTGGCCGAGAAGATCGCCGAGATCGTCAAGGCCAAGGGCGGAAATGCCGTGGGCCTCAACGGCTCGGGCCAGCTCACCATGGAGGCCCAGTGGATCGAGAACGTCCTGATGAAGGGGGTGATCGGGTCCAACTCCATCGAGGCCAACGCCCGCATGTGCATGACCTCGGCCGTGACCGGGTACTTCCACTCCTACGGCTCGGACGCCCCGCCCACGAGCTACGAAGACATCGAGCACGCGGACTTCATCTGCTTCTGGGGCCACAACGCCCGGGAGGCCCACCCGATCCTGTTCTGGCGGGTGGCCGACTACAAGAAGCGCACGGGCATCCCCACGCTGGTGGCCGATCCGAGGAAGACCGGAACGGTGATCGGGCTGGAGTCCATCGACCCCAGGAACAGCTACCACCTCCAGACCCTCAACGGCGACATCAGCTACCAGAACGCCATCGCCCACGTGCTGCTCACCCGCTACCCCCAGGCCCTCATGCCCGAGAAGTGGCTCGACGAGAACGTGAACGGCTGGCGCGAGTACGTCACGGGCGTGAAGGAGCGCTACTCGCCCCAGCAGGTGGTGGAGCGGCAGCGGGTGTTCGAGAACGGCCGGGTCACCGTGGGGTTCATCGAGCAGGTGGCCAAGGAGTGGGCCGCGGCCACCGTCAAGGGCCGGCAGCGGGGCCGGGGCGGGGTGCTCTCGTTCTGGGGCATCGGGTACAACCAGATGCTCCACGGCCAGCACAACACGATCAGCATCATCAACCTGCACCTGCTCACGGGCAACGTCGGCCGGCCCGGATGCGGCACCCACTCCCAGACCGGCCAGCCCAACGCCATGAGCGAGCGGCTCATGGGCGGGCTCACCGGGCGGCTGCCGTTCAACCAGCCGCTGAAGAACGAGCAGTGGCGAAACCACATCGCCGACGCCTGGCGCGTGCCCCGGGAGCGGCTGGCCCAGACCGCGCTTCTCCAGAACCCGGGCATGGTCATCGGCATGATGGAGCGGGCGCTGAAGGGTGATCTGCTGGCCATGTTCTGGATGTACACCACCCACGTCCACCTTCCCGACGTGGAGACCCTGGTTCGGCCCGCCATGACCAAGATGTTCTGCGTGGTCCAGGACATCTACCGCCACGCACCCAACCTGCTTTACGCCGACGTGGTGTTCCCGGCCGCCACCTGGGGCGAGTGGGCCGGTGGCACCTACATCCAGTCGGAGCGGCGCATCTACGTCTGCGACGGCACGTCCAACCCGCCGCCCAACTGCCGGCCCGACATGGACATGGCCATCGACAAGGGCAAGGCCCTGGCCCGGAAGCTGGGTCTCGACGCGGACCGGATCTTCCCCTACGAGAAGAAGATCCCCTTGGGCAACGGGCTCATGGCCTACGATCCCGAGGACGTGTTCCGGGACATCGTGGCCGCGAGCAAGGGCTCCGACGCCGATGTCAGCGGCATGCTCGAGGTAGAGCGGCAGGACGGGGTCAGCCTCTACGATCAGCTCCGGAGGCTCCGGGGCGTGCAGTGGCCGGCACCCACCGTGGAGCTGGCCCGCAAGGGCGGGGTACCCCGCCGGTACCTGGGCCAGGAGGGCTGGGCCGGCAAGCCTTACGGCGCCTTCCGCCACAAGGACGGCAAGGCCCGGATGAAGCTGTGCGAGCAGGACTACTCCCGTCTCAAGGAGATCACCGGGCAGCTCATGCGCTACGGCTATCGGGACCTGCCCGGCGCCGGACCGTTCCTGATCGACAACCTGGCCGAGGCCAAGAAGAAGGGGATCAAGAACCTGCTGGTCCAGGCTCGGGACGCGGGCCTCACCCCGGAACTGCCCGATCTGGACGCGTATCACGACCGGACCCTGGCCCTGGAGGACCACAAGAAGAAGGACCTGTACCCCTTCTGGCTCTCGCTCGGCATCGTGTACGAGCACTTCCACACGGCGAAGACGATCCGGGGGCCGACGACCCTGAAGCTGGTGCCCGAGCAGTACGTGGAGCTCAGCCCCGAGGACGCCGAGCGGTTCGGGCTGGAGGACGGCGACCGGGTGCGGGTGGTGACCCGTCGGGGCTCCTACGAGGCCCGGGTGTCGGTGGGGGTGGAGAGCCTGGTGCGGCCGGCCCGAACCGAGGTGCCGCCGGGGCTCGTGTTCAGCCCGTGGAACCTTTCCGTGGCCGACAGCGCCGATCCCCGGAAAAACCGGTGGCTGGTGAACGCCGTGAGTCACCGGGCGTGGGACCCGGTGAGCGGCCAGGTGGACTACAAGAAGCTCGCGGCCCGCATCGAGAGGGTGTGA